The DNA sequence ATTAGGTGGAGGCTTTTTATTATTTGAATTGATACTTATGGTTGCACAAATTGCTAGTGATGGTCTTCCAGATAAAAGATCTTTAATATTACCATCTGCAAGAAAATACAGGGAAAATTATGAAACAACTTCTAATATAGCAAAATCATTTATTGAAAAAGATATAAGTTACACATTAGATAATCAATATGGAAAATATCTATCTGAATTGGTTTTGAAATAGATTATAACAAAGTCAAAGGAACTAATGTAAATGATGTTGATGTGGAAAATATTAATGAATTTATATCTTTTAAGTATCCTGAAACAGAATTTAGAGTTAAAAAATTCAAAAATTCGAAAAATTAGGTAGAGTTATTGCTTGAGTTTATCCATCAAATATAATTACTGATTTTTCATATTTTAAACCAGTATTTATTATTATTGATGGATTTATAACTAATAAAGATTTTAATTATATAAATAATAAAAATATCATAAAAATCTTAATTCATTCAAGATTACCAATAACGAATTGAATCAGAATAGTTTTTATGGGATTTTTATAGATTATGAAATAAATAATGATGGATATCCTACAAAATGGTATTTTCTAACAAATATTCATCCACTTGATATTTTTAGCAATAAATAATGAAAATCAAAAAAATTGATATTTAAAGGAACTTATTGATTTTTATCCAAATATTCAAACTAAAATAATAAATGAATTAAGAAATAATGATAAATATTATTACATAGGAAGATAAGCTAAAAATCAAACATTATATTTTAGAAATTTGAATATCTAAAAAAATAACTATGTATTAAAAGTCTTTTACTTTTGAGCCTAAAATATAGGATTAAAAAATGTTTTGCTTTTAAATATAAATAAATATAATAAATATATGAAAAAATTAGGTTTTATAATTGATTCTTTTAGTTCTTTGACTAAAGAACAAGCCAATTCATTAGGTTTTGGATTCCTTTCACTACAGTCAGAAATTGATGGTGAAATTTTTCAAGATGGACTTCAAGAAGCTGAAATTTTATTAAACAAAATTGACAAAGCAAGCAATATTTTAACCTCACTTCCTAGACTAGACTTACTTGAAGCTGAAATTGAAAGAATGTCAAAAAGTTTTGATGAAGTGATAATTTTAATTCTTCATGAAAGTCTCAGTAGCTCTGCAAGATACTGTAAAACAATTGCTCAAGAATATAAAAATGTGCATGTTGTAAGTAACTTTTTTAGTGGAGATCAATTTGTTGATGTAGCGCTAAATGCTCAAAAAAGTTATGAACAAAATCAAGATATAAATAAAGTTATTGAAGAAATTGATGAAATTAACGAAAAATCACAAACTTATATTTTACCTGTTAATTTGGATTACATCATCAAAGGTGGAAGATTAACTGGTGCTAAGAAATTCATTATGACTAAAATTCAAATGATTCCTTTGCTTAAATATAGAGAATCGGTTACTGTTTCAACATTAAAGAGAAGCACAAGCTCGTTAATTAGCAAAACATTTGAAAAACTTCTCAAGTTAATTGGTGGGGCTGAAAAAGTTAATGAATTTTCTTTCAGACTAATTAGAGGACTTGATCATAAAGTTGTTGAAGTTGTTAAAGAAATTGCAAGTGAATTAGGTATTGTTTTAGACTCAATTCAATCAACTTCCGGAGCTGTTGCGATTCATTGTGGACCTTCAGCATTTAGTATTTCAGTTATGCCTAAACTCAATAATAAGTAGAAAGAAGTCTTATGACTATTAAAGAACTTTTAAATCCTAAATCAATTTTTATTGATATCGATGTTAAAGACCATAATAATGCATTAGAAATCATTACTGAAAAATTATATGATTCAAAATTTATCGAGGATAAAGAAAGATTTCTTAATGCACTAAATTATAGAGAAAATTTAATGTCAACAGCATTAAATGATGGAATTGCTATTCCACATGGAATCTCATCAACGGTAATTAAACCAACTATTTCCTTAGCAATACTAAAAAATGGAATTGACTGAGATGCTGAAGACGATGTTAAAGTAGATTTAATTTTTACAATCGTATTAAGTAAAGAAGATCGTGAAATTCAGCTTGATTCAATTCAAGTAATTGCTGATTATTCTTTAGATGATAAATTTCATGCTGAAATTATGAGTGCTAAAACTCAAGAACAAGCATATGAAGTATTGTTAAAATATTTTCCGCTATAAATTGTAAGCTCAGCTTACTTTTTTTATTGTTTAGATTTTTCTAACCTATTTAAAAACATAGTATTTGGTATAATAATAAATATATTTAAGATAATGGAGAAATATGAACAAAAAACAACAGTTTTATTTGTGAATAATTATAGCGACTGCATCGCTAGTTTTAGTTATTGTATCACTAGTTTTGGGTATAAATAATCATAATATTTTAATGGAATGGATAGCAATTATTGCATTATTATTTGCTTTAATCATATTTATATTAAGTTCATATTTTGCTATTTCTAACTTTATTAAAAGTAGGGAATTAGTTAAAAAATCATTTAGTTCTTACATTGATGAAATTATCACAAATAATAATTTCGGAATCATTGTTTATGATAACAACGATGAAAGAATAACTTGAGCAAGTACTTTTATAAAAAATAGATTTGATAGAAATGTTATTGGTTTATCATTAAAAGATTTTTTTATCAAGTATTATAATAAATCCAAGGAGTTTCCTAGATTTAATACCTTCAATATTTCGCACAATAATTTTGAGTATGAAGTTAAGGTTTGATCACTTAAAAACATTATTTCTATCAAGGATATAACTAATGAAGTAAGTATAGTTCGTGAATTTAGAGATCAAAAAGTTGTTTTAGGTGAAATTGAAATTGATAACTATCAATTGTATCAATCTATTTTAAGTGAAGAACAATTATTTAATATCAATAAGTCAATAGTGGATAATTTTGAGAAATATGTAAAAAATCCTGAATATAACTTTATTTATAGACAATATACTAATGGTAAGTTTGTTATTATTTGTAATGAAAAAACTCTTGATTTATTAGAAAAAGAATCATTCACAAATTTTTTAACATTTAAAAATTTTTCAGAAATTGGTGTTTCTGAACGTATTAGTGTTTCAGTTGGATTTGCTAAAGGTTGACCTAGTCTTGATATGAAAATTGAGCAGGCTAAAAAAGCTTTATTACAATCAAAAAATCGTGGTGGTGACCAAGTAACAATTTTTTCGAATATTTCAACTCCGGTTTATTATGGTTCAAGCAGTGAAATTTTACCTGACAACAGTAGAACAAATATCAAACTAATTTCGAATAAACTTGAACAAAAACTAAAATCAAAAAATATTAAAAACGTTATTATTTATGGACATAAATTTGCTGATTTAGATGCTATAGGTAGTGCATATGGTGTTTATAAGTTGGCTAAGAATTTTGGTAAAGATGCTTATATTTGCAACACCACATTCGACTCAACAGCATTAAAAGTTATTAAAAAACATAATCTAAAAGATGAAGGGGTATTCATCAAACCTTCAGAAGCAAATTCTTTAACAAATTCTTCAACAATAGTTATTTTAGTTGATAACTCTGTGTTAAATAGAACTGATAATCCAAATGCTATAGTAAATGCAAAAATAGATAATATATTTATTTTTGACCACCACAGAGTTGGACCAAGTGTTGACTTCTGTTTAAGAGAAAATCGTTATATTGATCCTAATGCTTCGAGTGCATCAGAAATTGTAAGTGAAATTATAATGTTTACTCAAGAAAATAATGCTATTGATGCTCTTACAGCTCAATTATTGCTAAATGGAATTTATTTAGATACAGCTCAATTTACTAAATCTATAACTCCAAGAGCTTTTAGCGCTGCTTCATACTTAGAAAGTTTAGGAGCTAAAGGAACAATTAGTAATGAAATATTAAAAATTGATGAAAAAACTTACAAAATTGTTAGTGAGCTACTTGAAAATATTCAAGAAGTTAAACCTGGATATTATTTAGCTTACAAAGATATTGAAGTAAGTAACGACATTATCAGTATTGCAAGTAATGAAATATTAAAAATTAGTGGACGTGTAGCAAGTTTTGTTGTTGCTAAACAAGAAAACACGAATTTATATAAATTGAGTGCTCGCGGAATAAATACAAACGTTCAAATTATTTGTGAAGATGTAGGTGGTGGAGGTCACTTCGGAACTGCTGCTGCAGTAACTGATGAACCACTTGATGTGTTTATAGATAATATTATTCAAGCTATCGTAGGAGGTAAAACAAATGAAAGTGATATTAATTAAAGATTGTAAAGATGGTAAAGCTAATACAGTTATTGATGTAGCTGACGGATATGCAAAAAACTTTTTAGTTCGTCAAGGGTATGCGTTACCTTATAATGAAAGTACAAAGAGAACATTAGAAAGAAAATTAGACCAACTTAGTGCTAAAGAACATGAAAAAAGACAAGAGGCACTTAAAATTAAAGAAGAATTAGAAAATGTTAGATTAGTTTACGAACTTGAAGCTAATATTGATGCTAATTTCAATTTAAACGTTCATGGTTCAATTTCAACAAAACAAATTGAAAAAGATTTAAGAAATCTCGGTTTTAAACTAGATAAACACTCTCTTGAAAAAATTCACTTAGTTTCAAATGGAACTCATGAAATAAAAGTAAAAGTATACAATGACATTGTTGCAAAAGTTTATATTGAAATTAAAATCAAGGAAGTAAAATAAGAATGCATATAGGCATTAAAAATAATCAAATCGAAAATAATAATTCAACAATTCACTTCGATGAATTTGGTGAAAAAAAAGTTTTAGGAATGCTTTTAGTCTCAAAAGAAAAAAAATATTTTGAAGAGGCTAAAAACTTTCTTAGTGAAAAATGCTTTTATAAATATACAAACAAAACTGTTTATAATGCTTTGATGAGTTATTATGAAGCTAATCAGGACCTAGGTATTTTAGAATATCAAGAATTAGTTAATTATATTCTCTCATCTGTAAGTCCTAATAGTGAAATAAACATGGATTACATCCACGATTTAGTTATAAATGCATCATTAGTGGCAAACAGGGTTCAATATTTTCAACAACTCAATCGTTTAAGCGCGCTCAGAGATGTAGAAAACACATTAGAATCGATGTTATATAAAGTTAAAACCGATCCAGACACAAATTTAGAAACTTTCGTTCCTTCACTTGAAATGAAAATTTCCGAAGCATCAGAAGTAGCAAGAATTAATGATTTTAAGTCTGCTAGAGAAATTTCTGATGAATATTTTATGGATCTTAATAAAAGAAGAACCGCAAATGTAGATGAACTTTTTGGCGTTCCAACAGGTTTTACTGATCTAGATAAGGCGGTTCAAGGCTTTAAGGGTGGTGAGTTAATTATAATAGCAGCTCGTCCTGCTATGGGTAAAACTGCATTTGCTTTGAATATCGCAACCAACGCAGCAAGAGTTGGAAAGAAAGTCGCCTTTTTTAGTCTAGAGATGTCTGATTTGCAGCTTATGTCTAGAATTTATGCATCTTTAGCTGAAATTGATGGAAATAAATTAAAAAAACCTCAATTTATCACACCTGAAGAATGAAATATAATTTCTACTGCCAAATATAGCACTATTGATCCACTTCCGCTTTATATAGATGAGTCAACTACATCTGCATTAGGCGAAATAATGTGGAAAACTCGAAAATTAAAAAGAACTATCGGATTAGATTTAATTGTTATCGACTACCTTCAACTTTTATCTATTGAAGGTAATAATAGAGATAATAGACAAAATGAAGTTTCGAAAATTTCAAGATCACTCAAACAATTATCTCGTGAATTGAATGTTCCAGTTATAGCTCTTTCGCAACTTTCTCGTTCAGTAGAAAATAGAGAAGACAAGCGTCCATTACTAAGTGATTTACGTGAGAGTGGTGCTATTGAACAAGATGCTGATATGATTTTCTTCTTGTATAGAGATGATTATTACAACAGGAACAAGAAAAGTAATTACTTTTTAACTAAAGAACAAGAACAAGCTGCTGGTTCAGAAGTGGAAATTATTATCGCAAAATATCGTTCTGGTGCTACAGACACAAAAAAATTAAGATTTCAAATGAATATCAGTCGTTTCAGCGATATGATAAAAAAAGAAAATAATAAGGAGTAATCATGGGTGAATCCCCCTGTTATCATAGTTTTTTAATAAATAAAATTACATCAAATATTTTTGATATGGAGGTAAGTAATGCCTAACTATATCAAAATAATTTTATTGGTAGTTTTGATCTTACTATTTCTTCTAAGTAGTATTTTTAGTGGAGCAGAAACTGCATATACATCAATTTCAGCTGCCAAAGTTATGCAAAAGGTTGAGAGTAAAGAACGTGGAGCTAAATTAGTTCAAAGACATCTAAAAAAATACAACCAAGTTTTAAGTACAGTATTGATTGGTAATAATATTGTTAATATCAGCTCATCTACTTTAACTTCCTTGTTACTTAGCCAAATCATTTTAAATGATCAAGGACTTGTAGCTATTGTTGCAACTTTGGTAGTTACTCCAATTATTGTTTTAATTGGTGAAATTATGCCAAAAATGATAGCTAAAGCAAATCCATTTTTCTATTTAAAAAACTTTTCATGACTAATTGAATTTTTTAATTGAGTCTTTTTTATAATTGCATATCCTATCAGTAAATTAGGTAAAAAAGTTTATATTACCAACTCTGAGGATGAACTTAAAACGATGATAGATATAGCTAAAGAAGAAGGGGTTCTTCAAAAAGGTGAAAGTCTATTGGCTCAGAATGCATTAGATCTAGATTCAATGAAAGTTACTCAACACTATGTAAAACTAAAAGAAGTTGTAACAATAAAATATAATAGTTCCATTGAAGAAGCTCTTGAAGTATTCAAGGACTCAAATTATTCTAGATTGCCCGTTGAGAGCAAAGATGGGAAACTTATTGGTATTGTAATCTTAAAGGATATTTACCATCTTAAAAGAGGAAAAGTTATAGATTTCATTAAATCGGTACCATATATTTCCGCTAATTCCATTCTTTCGAGTGCATTAGAAAAAATGAGATATGCAAAAGCACAAATGGCATTTGTTGTCGAAAACAACAGTTCGACAGATGTTATTGGAATTATTACTATTGAAGATATTATTGAAGAATTAGTTGGGGAAATTTATGATGAAACCGACGAAGTTGAAGATATTTATGAAATAAGTTTAGAGAAATCAAGAGTTAAATCAAACGCTTTAATGAAAGATATTTTCAAACAACTTGAGTTAAATATCGATAAACTTGATGAAGATGAGTTAAATTTAACCCTATCTGAGTGAATGTTAAATCGTTCCAAAAGAGTTAGATTGATTAAAAATTTAAAATATACCTTTGAAGATGTAGCTACATTTAAAGTTATTGAAACAAAAAATAAAAATAATAAATACGCAGTTATTGAAGTTAACCGTTTATAGATAAAATAAAAAGTCAAAGTTTATTTATTTCTTTGGCTTTTATTTTTTATCATAACTTAATTCATTTTCAGAATAAATGGAGTCAATACCAAGTTTTTCGATATGATAATTATCGAAATTTAACGTTTCAATTTCATAAATTAATTTAGCATCAATTGATTTAGAAACCTCATATATGTTCATACAGTCAAAAAATACTTTTTGCTGATTTATCTTAGTTGTTATATTTTTGCCAATAATTATAGGGTTTACGAATTTATTATTCATTAAATTCATTAATTGACCTGTTATTTTATTGATATAAATAGCACACTCCATTTCTCTGTTTCTAAATTCATCGAACTTAAATAATAATTTTGTGTAATCAAAACTATTATCAAATGAATAAATCATTAAAATAACATTTTTTGGAACTATTTCAGCAGAAATATTAAGGAAATTTTGTTCAGAGATTGGGATGATTATTTTTTTGTTTTGTTTACTTTGGTTATATTCATTAAATTCATTATTTTTAAAGTAATTTTCAATTTGTCAATCTTCAAATTTATATCTAATATAAGGAATCTTGTTGAAAAACTGAATTGTATTTTTATCAACTCCAGGATACTCAAAATTTATTACTTCATACTTGGTTTTTTGTAAACTCTTATAGTTTAATATAGGCAATTTTTTAATTTTGTATCTTAGATTTTTATTTAATTCTAATAAACTGTTATATTCATTGCTGAATTTATCAAAACCTTCCTTATAGTCACTTAAAATTTGATAAACTGAGAATTGCTCAGAGTCGTTTTGATTTTTAAGATTATATAAGCAGTATCTAGATTTATTTAATAAAACTTCGAATTCATAATTATCAATAATCTTTTTGAATTCTTGAATTGATATAACGTCAATTATTTTTTTGAATAGTGTTGACTGATTTAAACTTTTAATCGATTTAATTAAAGCATCATATTTTTGTTTTTTTGGCATTTTAATGATAAACATCAACAATTCTTCACTCTCATGTACTGATACGTGATGTACTTGAAGCTTTAATTTTTTAATAATTTTTATTTTTTCATTTTTTGTAACTTTGTTAATGAAATAATAAGGTTTTTTCAGTATTGAAATACATAAAAAAGGACCTTTAACATATTTTACAAATTCATTCTTTTCGTTTTTATATAGAGTTTTTGATTTAGAAATTTCATTTAAAAATCAATTTATACTACAATAATAACTTCCGTCATCTAGAGGAACGATATTTAGGTTATAAAGAATATTTTCATTTCTTTTTGTTTTCTTATCAATCTTAGTAATAAATGATTCTAAAAATGTTTTTTTAATTTTCATATTGTTATTTAACTGAGCAGTTATGAAAACTCTTCTTTGAAGATTATTATCTAAAACATCCTTAATTAATGAAACAGTTTGTGAGTCAAAAAACTCTAAAAAATCATTTAATGGAAGGTAGTTGTATATTTCAAATTTACCTTTTTTATAGTCTAATGGAGTAGGTAATAGTTTTTCGGTTTCGCTAAATCTTAGAACACGCTTGTTAATTGAGTCAATTTTAAATAATATCAGCCCACTATTTGAACGTCCGTTGACATAATGGAATATTAGTATTGAAACTATCCCGCTAATAACGAGTAATATAAATAAAATTAAAATTATTAAAACAAAAATTCAAATGTACATAATTATTTTCTAATTAATTTAATAGCAGGGTGATTTTTTCTTAGTGTTCTAGTCTTATTATCTACTACGAATGAAACTATAATATCTGAATTATTAACTTCTAAAACTTCACCTTCACCAAAAATATTATGTGAAATAAAATCACCTACAATTATCTTGTCGTTTTGGTGTTCATCATCAACTAAATCAGTATCAAAACTTAAGTGGTCATCTTGAACTAAAATGAATTTTTCGATATCAATACCCATTTCTTTAATAAATCTAGAAGGAGATTTATCAATTCTCGTACCAAGAACTATACCACGAGAATCTGAAATAAATAATCTTTTTCTAGCTCTAGTTACAGCAACATAAGCTAGTCTTCTTTCTTCTTCAACTAATTCAGGGTTTGAATCATTAATTGATCTGACTGATGGGAAGATATTTTCACTCATTCCGACTATAAATACATTATCAAACTCAAGACCCTTGGCTGAGTGGATAGTCATTAGCGAAACATAATTAGTTCCGGTATCAAATTCATCAGATGAGCTAAGAAGTGAAACCATCTCAAGATATTCCTTAACACCTTTATCAGGATTTTGTTCCTCTCAATTCTTGATTGATTCAATTAATTCATTAACATTATCTACAGCAGAACCTCTCAAGTTTGAAATATTTTCGATTGATTTAAGATATCCGATGTCTTCAAGAAACAATCTTAATACTTCTGAAATTTTCATTTTATGTTTTTCAGATTTTAATAATGCACTATGTTTTTTAATGCTATAAAGGAATGGATAAAGTTTTTCTCTTATGATATTTGCTCTAATTGGTAAAGTCTTGAAATCTTGCATGAATGTGTTAAATAATGTTTTTTTATTATTTTTAGCAATTTCAACACATTTTTCTAGAGTGGTTTCGCCAATTCCTCTTGTTGGTATGTTTACAACTCTTTCGAAAGCTAAATCTGAACCATCATAAAGAATTCTTAAAAATGCTATTGAGTTTTTGATCTCTTCTCTTTGGAAGAATTTAACTCCGTTAAATATTTTGTGATTAATATTTTCTTTTATTAGTGCTTCTTCAAAAGGTCTTGAATAAAAATTTGAGCGATAAAGAATAGCGATATTTTTAAGCTGAATTTTGTTTTTCTTTAGTTCATTTATTTTTTGAACAACTCATCTAGCTTCCGCTTCCATGTTAAATGCATGAAAGAATTCGATATCAACACCGACCTCATTATCAGTTATTAAATCTTTTACATATCTTTTTTTATTATGAACAATTAATTGATTGGCTGCATTAACAATTTTCTTTGTTGAACGATAGTTGGTTTGAAGAACAATGGTTTTGGTATCACTAAAATCTTTGTGAAAGTCTAAAATTAAACTAACATCAGCTCCACGTCAATTATAAATTGTTTGATCTGGATCACCAACAATTGTAATGTGTGTATCCTTGTTTATTAATTTTTTAACAATATTATATTGTGAAACAGAGGTATCTTGAAATTCGTCAACTAAAATAAATGAGAATTTTTCTGATCATTTTTTAGCAATTTCAGGATGCTTGTCGAATAAAGCTTCTACACGAATAATCAAATCATCAAAATCAACCATTCTTTTTGCCGCTAATTCATGTTCATAGCTTTTAATGGCTAAAATGATTGGATCATCAATAGAAATTTCCATCTCCTTAGCTAATTCGTCTAATGAGATTTTGGTGTTTTTGTATCATGATATCTTTTGTATCATATTTGAAAAAGTTATTTGACTTTTACTAATATTTAATTCTTTGTATATATTTGAAAGAATATCCTTTTTATCAATTTCATCAATGATTAAGAAATCACTTTTTAATTCAGCACTTAAATATTCGATTCTAAGAATTTTTGCACATAAAGCGTGAAAAGTGCTGATATTTAATTTATCTGTGTCTGCATCGCAGTATTGTCTGATTCTTTCAGACATTTCATTTGCGGCCTTATTTGTAAATGTAACAGCTAATATTTTATTAGGAGTAATCCCTAAATCATTAATTAAGTAAGCAACTTTTCTTGTTAGAACTTTGGTTTTACCACTTCCAGGTCCAGCGATTATTCTTAGTGAACTATTAAAATATTGAACAGCTTCTTTTTGTTGTTCATTCAAGTCATCTAACAATGATATATTATTTATTTTCATAATAATACCCCCTTAATCATTGGTAATAATAATTATTTCTCTTTCTTCAATTTGTACAGGCATTAATTTAATGTTTTGATTTTTTTCAACATAAATTATTTTTTTGTTTACAACTCTTGTGTTACTTACATATTCAATAGCTGAAAGTTTTTTCTTGTTCAAAAGTAAAACAACATAATTTAGGAATGATGTGAAGATAAAAACGGTTGTGAAAGCATAGGTGAAATTAATCTTTGCTTTATTTCAAAATGGAAGATTTTTAATCTGTTCATCACTCAACTTAAAATCTCTAATACTTTCATTATCAAAAAAAGTCATAATATAAATTAAATTTAAAAGTATAATGTACAATAAAAAATTTCGTTTTATTAGGTCTAATAGGTTAATCTTTTTATTCTTATCTTCGTTTATTATTTTCATTTTGAAAATATGCATCATTAATGTTGAACCTTTTCAAAAATAAGGGATAAAAATGTAATAAAAAACCAAGAAAGAAATTACTAAAATAAAGGTTAAATAATATTGTAATTTATTAAATTCAACATTTCTCAAATCACTAAAATTAGCAATTAAAAAAAATAAAAAAACACAAACAATTACAGAAATTACAGCATCTAAGATTGAACTAAAAAATCTCTTAAAAAAACTTGAGTTTTGATATAAATACATTTTACTCTTCTAATTCATTGAGAATAGTACGTCATTTCGAAATTGGAATATTATTTTTGATAAGATCTGTTTCAGTGTTTTTTAACAACATATAATTGTTAGTATCCATAAACATTTTAAATTCTGGTGATTTTTGTAATTTATCGATGTAAACTTTTAATTCATCAACAAATTTTTTACT is a window from the Mycoplasma anserisalpingitidis genome containing:
- a CDS encoding RDD family protein; this encodes MYLYQNSSFFKRFFSSILDAVISVIVCVFLFFLIANFSDLRNVEFNKLQYYLTFILVISFLVFYYIFIPYFWKGSTLMMHIFKMKIINEDKNKKINLLDLIKRNFLLYIILLNLIYIMTFFDNESIRDFKLSDEQIKNLPFWNKAKINFTYAFTTVFIFTSFLNYVVLLLNKKKLSAIEYVSNTRVVNKKIIYVEKNQNIKLMPVQIEEREIIIITND